The genomic stretch CCGTATTTTTCGAGATGTCTGATATTTACGACGAAGGCGGCTTTAAAGGTGTCCCCGATGCGATGAATTTCTTGGTAAATGGCATCTTTGCGATCGCAGGTCGTCCTATTTATCATCGTGTCAATATTGGTGGTGAATGGCTGGATATTGTCCCCAAATCGAAGGGATTCACTTGGCTCTATGAAGCAGCATTCCCCTATGTTGAGGCAGTGTTTTATCGTACTTCTCCCTTCCGTGGCACTAAGTCCTACAATGCTCAGGCAAATGAAATCCCTAAGGATCAGAATGATTTCCACTATGGGATTTTATATGCAGATAAATTCCCCGTAGGTTCAGCAGGGATTCCCCCAACTTTGTTACATCAGGATATGTACCACTTCTTACCTCAGTACTTAGTGGACTATTACAAGCAATTCTGTCGGGGTGAAGATGACACCTTGATTCAGTTGGCAGTGAGTTTTCAGCGATCAATGTACAACGTTACTTCAGCCGTAATTCAAGCAGGTAGAGCTGCATTTCTCTATCCTCTTGATGATCCTAATCCCAAACATCTGTTAGCCAATCGCCATTATTTTGAGGGACAACTCAATCGCTTCTGCAACCCTAAATACGGCATGGATAAGGCTGCCAGAATTGCCATGATTCAAGATCAAAACTATCGTTAATTACACTCAAACTAACCACAAGGAATTTTTTAAAAGTCTTGCGGAGTAACACTTTTAAAAAATTCCTTAGTTCAGGGTTGAGTGAAAAGCGCTGTAAGTAACTGATGTTACGTAGAAATAGGCTCGCCCCTCATCCCCTAGCCCCTTCTCCCGCAGGAGAAGGGGAGCAAAACCTAAATTATTTTCTTGTTCCCCTCTCCTGCGGGAGAGGGGCTAGGGGTGAGGGCTTTAGAAGACTTCCAAGTAACATCAGTAAGTAATTAAATCTCAGGAACTAACTATGACTACAATCGTTGATATCGCTGTTAATAATGAAGGCTTTTCTACCCTTGTCACCGCAGTATCGGCAGCAAGTTTAGTAGAAGCATTACAAAGTCCAGGACCTTTTACAGTATTTGCTCCCAATGATGCGGCTTTTGCAAAACTCCCTGCTGGCACAATTACCACCCTAGTTCAAAATATCCCTCAATTAGCACGTATTCTGACCTACCACGTAGTTGCAGGCAAATATAAAAGAGAAGACTTAATCGGCATTAAATCCCTCACTTCCCTTGAAGGTTCTCAAATTGATCTTAATATTTCAGAGGAAGGTTTTGAAGCAAATAACGCGACGGTGATTGCTGCGGATATTGAGGCAGATAATGGTGTTATTCATGTAATTGATACAGTTATGTTGATGCGCCCCCATTGGTTTTATCCAATTATGGAGTCGGGTAAGGTCGGCGTATAGTAGTTTGTTTTACTTATAGTAAAATCCAACTTAAAAACTTTAGAACTTACGCGAGTGGATGTGAAGTGGGCGAAGCCCGCACCACATCCACTCAAAACCAGAGAAAAAGCTGGGGCGCACGCTGCGCGTGCGCCCCAGCTTTTTTATATTCTAAGCAAACTTGCATTGCTATAGCAGTTCTAAATCATTTTTAAATTTTGGGGTTTGTGGAAGTGCATCCCTTCGGGGTAAGCTTCCACAAACAATTTAGGATTGCTATAATTTGTTGAAATTAAATACATGATGGGTAAGCGATCGCATAATCCATCATGAGATGTCATTAATTTAAATAGTTGGTTTAGAGGAGTTTCTGAAATTAAGAGCAATTGTTATGACTATAGAAAGCCTTCTAACACTTTATAAGTTGCCCGTTCTTCTGTTAATGATTTTGACTCCTTGGATCGCTTATTACATTTGTGTACTCATTCCAGGTACTAAAGAAGAACCTTTTGTATTAAGCGTAAATTTAAGTCTTGCCGCCTTTGCTGCTATGGTTTTTGCTGGTTACATCGCCTATGCCAGTAACACAGGAGGATGGGGAAGAATAGGCAAAGAAGCTGATATCCTCCTATTATTATCTGCCCCATATCATGTAATTTGCTCAATTATTCTTGCGAAGAAGCGCTTACCCCTCAACAGGATTCCTGCCTTTAAGTTTATTCAGGGGTTGATGTTGATGTCATTAGTTTTTATATTCTTTTCGTGGATTTCCAATCGAATTCATTTCTATTTCTTCTCATATATTCCCTTCAATGTATTCTTGATGGTCTTAGGGGGTGTTCTGTTGATAGGATATATCGGATATACCAAGGTCTTTGGAGAAGATTAAGACAATTTTTATAGCATTGCTTATTGATGTTGGACTTGGGCATAAATTAAAAACTGGTGGCATTTTATGGCACTCAAAATTGGTAGGGTTGAAGTTGGGCTGCGTTTATTGGTCTCTTTCACGACCATCGCGATCGCCTATGGATATTTAGGTAGTTACATCAGCACATTAATCACTGATCATAATTACCCGATCGCAAGTTTGTTATTGGGTTTAGCCGTTGCGGGGATATTTGCCATACCGCAAAGTCTGGGTGGACTACTTGCCGCGATCACATCGGTGATAATTGTCTATTGGCAAGCTGGTCTGATTCCCAGCCTGATCACCTTGGGTGTCTGTCTAGTCCTGTACTGGTTAGGTTTTGCGGATGTTGGTTATAGTGCTGAGCCTGACAAAAAACTTTCAATCATTGAAATTCTCTCGACAATAGTTACCTTTGCGCTGTCGATTGCCTTTACCATTTCCCTATTTCAAATTCCATCAAGTTGGATTGCTAGTTTGGCGATCGGGTTACTTGCCGCGACGATCACCCTAATTGGTAAGCAAATCCAGTACCTCGAATTAAGCACGATTAAAAATTTCATCATTCTGGGCATCCTTACAAGTAGCAGTCTCGCGATTGGCTTTGCGATCAGAGCAATTTTTTACACCCCTAAACCAACAGATTTTTTGTAACTGTAAAGCCCTTTTCACCCTGAAAAGCAAGGAAAAATGGTAAAAATCGCAAAGCGATTTTTACCATTTTTCTCTTTGTTGAACTGACGTTATGTAAACTTGCATTTCAATCTTTTGGAGCTTTTGGGCAAAATTGGGGGTGTACTTTACACTGCATTCATACCTGCCTAACTTGTAAATATGACTATGACTATCTCTGCGGTAAAACAAGATCTAAAACAGGTTTTGCTATGGATTGTTTTATGGATTCTTGTACCCTTTGGCATTTATTTCTGTTCTCATCTTGTGCACCCAGATTGGTATAAGCACTTTGTCTATCAAGCCTCAGGATTTTTGCAAGGGCGGCTTGATCTGTTTAATTTGCCAGAATATTATGTGGATTTAATTTACTGGAAGGACAAAATCTATCTGCCTAATCCACCCTTGCCATCAATTTTACTGATGCCTTTTGTGGCGATTTGGGGCATTGCCACAGAACAAATTCGAGTATGTATGTTGTTTGGGGCTGTCGATGTATTTTTAGTATGGACATTGTTGGGGCGGATGAACTTGCAAGGTGCTATGCGCGTTGGCTTAACCATTCTCTATGGCTTTGGGACTGTGCATTACAGCGCAAGCATCATTGGCACAATTTGGTTTTATGCCCATGTTGTCGCTGAGTGGGGAATGTTATTAGCTTTGGTGGAGTTTTTTGGGAAGCGAAGATTTGCGCTGATAGGATTCTTTATGGGGCTTGCCTTTCTCTCGCGTCAGGCTACAGTTTTGGGATCGCTATTTTTCTTAGGTTGGCTACTATGGGAACGTCCCGAAAAATGGATTCAAAAAGGCATCAGCTTTGGAGCAGGTTTTACACCACTTTTTTTATTCCAATCTTGGTTTAACTGGGCAAGATTTGGCGATCCTATGGAGTCGGGCTATATGCTGCAAAACTATTATTCATCAGTCCAAGCACCTGCGATTGAGAAGTATGGTTTGTTCAATAAAGCCTATATTCCTAAGCACATCAAGCTGATCTTTACAGAAATGCCTGAATTCTTACCACAATTTCCCTTTGTGCGCCCAAAACCAGAAGGGATGAATATCTGGCTAACGACACCTGCATTTTTCGCTCTGTTTACGGCTAACTGGTTTGATGTATTTGTAATTTTGGCGGGATTATCAGCATTTTTAATCTCGCTGCCTGCGATGATCTATACAGCAACGGGTTGGGTGCAGTTTGGCTATCGCTATGCCCTCGATTATTTGCCATTTTTATTTGTAGCGATCGCTAGTGGTCTACAAAGAATGCCTCAAGCCTTGGCATGGATATTAATTACTTTATCTGTGATCGTCAATGTATGGGGCGTTTATTGGGTAGTCAAACTAGGATGGTAATTCAATAAGAACAAGGTGATCTAAGACGAGTTCATTTAATAAAAACTTGAGTTCATCTTGGGCTTGGCGATCGCTGAGTTTGCCAACGGGTGCAACTGAGCCACCGATAATGGTCGAAACTTGGCGATAGGCTTCTAATCTGGGTTTGTGGCTACACCAATAGGTGACAATCTCTGCAAATTTACAGGGACGCTGCCAGAGAAATCGCAAGCAAAGAGTTACGGTGAGGGCATCAAGATGAGGTCGATGTAATTTTTGCAGATTGGGATTGGGGCGCATTTGGGCGATCGCTTGATCGAGGGTTTGAAAAAACTGAGATGTTCGCAAAACAGGATGCAAATGCATCATTGCTGAATTCCACATCCCTTCTGACCATTGACTGATCTCTACATATTCAGGCGATCGTCCTGAGTGACCGCACCAAATATCCAATAGACGGTTAACGGGTTGAAGCAGTTCAAAGGCATGGAGATTTTGCTCAGCCGTAGCCTTAGCCAAAAATTGAGTGAATTGCTCTGGCATTCCATTGGGAAATATATTTTGCCAACGCCAGTCCGCAGGATTGATCATGCTCACAAATTCTAAATTTGCCGATCGCAGCATTTGAAAAACATCTGGAATCGTAAAACCCTTATCTTCCTGCATCACATAATTCATCAAAACAAAGCCAAAGGATTTATCAGAGGGAGTCCAAGTACTTGCTTTGAGCATGGTTCCATCGCCTAAGGCTTCCATAATTGTGTAAATTTGTCTGTACTCTGTTTCCGTGGGATTACCGTCCAGAAATCCTAACAATTTGGCAAAGGTTTGGGCGCGAAAAAAATCGGCGCGTTGATATAGGCTATGAACATTAGTTCGTAATAAACCTTCAGATTTGAGAACCGATCGCATCGCTTGCAATCCTTCTGCTGGTGAGGGCAAAAAATAGAGCGTGTCTTCGCAGTTAATATAGTCAAATTCGATCCCCTGTTCTTCTTTGAAGCGTGGAAGCTCAGCGATAGGCAAATTATAAAATTCGGCATTAGGGAAACCATGATAAGTGAGGCGATCGCTTGCCAATTTTAAAGAAGCCTCCGATAGATCTATTCCCACAATCCGCGCCTTAGGATTTGCCATCGCTAATGCCAAGGTAGTTACACCCGATCCACATCCAATATCAAGGATCGTCAAATCTTGGCGATCGCAAACCCGTTGAGTTTTGGCATACCAAGCCGTGACAAAAGAATGCAAAATCAAACCACGATCGCCATCTCCTCCCATTTGCGATGCAGGTAGATTGGGATAGGGCATTAAGTCAAATTGCTGACGAATTTTTTCATTGGGGTTTGTATTCATTCTATTTAGAAATAGCAGGTTGGGCTTTGAGCTATATCTTTACCATAAACATAGAAAATACTGAATGAAAAATTATAAATTTTAGTGATTTACTCTAGCCTCGAAAAAATATGTCACTAGAAAAAAGATTTGTTAAACTAAGCTGTCACTTATCTAAAACAAAACATCAATGCAATGTCCTTTATGTGATAGTACACAGTTTAATAAACATGGCAAAACTATCAACGGGAGAAAAAATATAGTTGTAAAATTTGCAACAATATTTGGATAGATAGAAATGACTAAAATCTCTACTTCCCTGAAATTAATTTTCAAAGATTTAAAAATAAAAATTTAGGTCGAAAAGCATTGATTAAATTTTACGAAATAAACTATATTCTCAGATCTCTGATGCTCAAGTACAAGCTTGGCTATGCGGCTATTATAATTGTCTTTTGTACTATAGTCACATTTATTATTTCTTATTCTATAAGTGGTCATTTAGATGGCAGAAGTGGAGAAATGTTCTATGTACAAGCTGAAGCATTTTTGCAAGGTAGAGTTAATCTTGATGTCAATTGGGATCTTGATTTGATTCCATTTAATGGTAAATTGTTTCTCGCAATTCCACCATTAAATAGTTTCCTAATCCTACCATTTGTCTATTTTTTTAAAGGCAAAATTACAGAAACCATATTTTCTTTAATTCTCTATTTTATTCTTATTATCATTCAATTTATATATGTGGAGAAATTCGCCGCAAATCAAAAAATTGGTCAACGTAGTCTATTATTTATCTTTTTAGCACTGGGGACGATGCTGCTACCCTGTACAGTCATTGCCTCGTCTTGGTTTAATGCTGTCCTCGGTAGCTGCTTGTTCCTATCGTTAGCTTGGTTAACTTTTTATCATTCTAATAGTTTAAAACAAGATATTATTGCCATTACTTTACTAGCGATCGCCTCAATTGGTCGATTTCATTTAGCAGTAATTTTCCCAGCCTTTATTCTTAAAGCTTGGTTTCGTCGTTATTCAGGAAATCTTAAAGCACTGGCTGCTTTATGTATTCCAGCAGTTATGTTTATCATGTTTGTCGCTTGGTGGAACTGGGTGCGTTTTGGTAGTCCATTTTCGATTAAGTATGAAGAGCTTCTCTATGCAGACTTTTTTCAAGAAAATATTCAAAAATATGGGTTTCGGAATTTAATCTATATTTTCCCAAATATTTATCACGGCATTATTGCTATCCCAAAACTTGTTACTCAATTTCCCTTTTTCAAGATTGATGATATGGGTAATGGTATTTTGGCAATTAGTCCTTTATTTATATATGTTCTGAGAGATAACAACAGAGGCGATTCTTGGAAGAATTTTGCTTGGTTATGTATGGCGATCATTGCTATACCTGTATTTACACATTGTTCAACTGGTTGGCAACAATTTGGCTATCGCTACTTTTTAGATTTCTTTCCATTTGCTTCTTTTCTATTACTGAAATCTAAAGTTGACCCTACTCGTGCGCTTCCACTCACCTGTATCTTAATTTCTATTTGGTTTAATATGTTTGGTGCAGTTCTATTTCTAAACCCTAAACTATTTGGCGCTTAATCTTAAAGTTTGAAGTGCTATCAAATTTCTTATGTCTAAACTTGATATTTCTAAGTTTAAACTCCATAAATATCCATGTCCTATATGTGGTGGAGCAAGCCATCAAAAATTATACTCAATACATGGGTTTGATATTGTGAGATGCTCTACATGTAGTATGTCATTTGTTAATCCTAGAATTAGTAATAATTGTCTCTTTGATGTTTATCGCCATGAATATTTCCATCGCAATCAAGATGGATATAATGACTATGAAAGCATCGCCAATTTAAGAATTAAAACCTTTGAGAAATGGTATAGAGATCTTGCTCCATACTGTATCAACAAAGGAATTGCGCTAGATATCGGTTGTGCCGCGGGATATTTTCTTGATGTTTTACAAGAAAATCAGTGGCAGGTTGAGGGGATAGAACTGGAGCATCGTATGTATGATTTGCTTATTCAGAAAGGATATACGATCAGTAATGAGCCTCTAGAATATTTCACTGCCGCACATCAATATGATCTGATCACAATGTTTGATGTAATTGAACATTTACCTGAGCTACAAAAAAATTTTGCGAAAATTAGTAGTTTACTTTCTGAGCAGGGTATTATTGCGCTGTCCACACCTAATATTGATAGTCTCCAATATCGAATTTTTAGAAGACGATGGTTTCAGTTTAAACCTGTGGAACACTTATATTACTTTTCTCCTTCAACATTAAAACGATTGGCTCAAGCTCATGGATTGCGAATAGAAGTGATGAAAAAATCTGGTCAATACTCGGATATTCCCTTTATTGTCGATAGACTAGAGCATTATGGATTTTATAATCTGGCAAGATTATTTAGCCTGATTGTTAAATTGTTTGGTTTGGGTAATCTGAATTGGTATGCTGATACTGGAAGTATATTTGTTATTCTTCGTAAAGTTGAGTGAACTGAAAATGTAATTAGAAATGTAATAAGAATGTAAATAATGATCACATTACAAAGGTTTCTATTTCTCTCAAAAAATATATTTAACAGGGGATCTGGGGGAGATGAGCATATTGAGAAATCTCATGTTGCGGTAATGGATGGTTTACGGGGAATTGCCATTCTACTAGTATTTATTTTTCATGTCTGGCAATTATCTTGGCTGGATTTTACAACGGTATTTAATAGTCCCGTATATATAAACTTTATCGCCCGATTTGGATTTCTTGGGGTTGAAACTTTCTTTTTTATCAGTGGATTTTGTCTTTTTTATCCCCATGCTCGCCATTGCTTTGAGCAGTATCCACTAGCTTTATGGCGAGATTATTTGCGTAAACGCGCCTTAAAAATATTGCCTTCCTATTTGTTGGCAATCCTATTAATTCTGGTTTTATTTGAGTGGGAATTTCCTAAAGAGCAATTGTCTTGGCATTTAATTACCCATTTTCTCTTTATCCATAACTTTTTCCCTGAAACCCATTACTCGATTAATGGAGTATTTTGGTCTTTGGCTGTAGAAGTGCAGTTTTATCTAATCTTTCCTATACTGGCGAAGTTTTTCCGTACCCGACCACTACTGATTACGTTCTTGATGACAGGATGGGCGATCGCCTATCGCCAGTACATTATGGCAACACAGCAAAGTAGTGGAATGTTGACCCCGTATCTAAGCCAGATGCCTGCATTTTTAGATTTATTTGCGGCGGGAATGTTGACTGCCTATATTTTGGTCTGGCTCCGCAATCTGCAAAATATAGACCGTTACATGCCAATTTTTTCGATGATTATGCTTTTAGGTTTAGCTAGCTTTATAGCTCTCATCAAAGATGTTGGGACTGTGGCAAGTTTGCCTAATGGCATGATCCTGTGGCAAGCCCGTAATCGATTATTTATAGGGATAGCGTTGATGTTTGCCGCGATCGGTGGACATTTTGCTAATCCTTGGATACAAAAGATTTTGAATAATCGCTTTTTAGCATTTTTCTCCTTGATTTCTTATAACCTATATATCTGGCATCAGTTTATCGCTGCCAAATTATTTCATGCACGTTTTCCTGAGCCACTAACCCCAGATCCCCATGATGATCCACAATGGCAAATAGTTTTTACAGTCTTTGCTATGGGTTTAGCCATTGTGATTGCAACATTGATTACTCTGTTCTGGGAACGTCCTTTTTTGCGTCAGAAATTTAACTTTTTGCAGGCGAACCAACGTGAATAAAAAATTGCTGATCGGTATCTTTGCTCTGACTGTAGTTAGTGGCTGGATTACCTTTACTCACATTGATGGGTTTAACCAGATTCAGGATATTGTCCAAGATGTGGGACTGTGGGGCGATGCGATTTTTGTAATTGCCTATGCGATCGCCACTTTACTGATTTTGCCTGTGACTGCCTTTAATATTGCAGGTGGGGCGCTTTATGGTGGTGTAGAAGGTTTATTGCTAACCTCCTTAGGAGCTTTACTTTCAGCATTGCTAGGTTTTATTCTGGCGCGATCGCTTAGTCCAGAATTCACAGAAAAATTCGCATCAACCAATGAGCGATGGTCAACGGTGAGTGCAAATCTTGTGTCAGGAGGGATCGCCTATTCCTTTGCCGCAAGATTACTGCCCCTAATTCCCTATGGTGTAGTTAGTTTTGCCGCAGGTTTGAGTCCCATTAAGCGTCGCGATTATTTACTGGGAACTCTGCTAGGTACACCTTTAGGGATTGCGCCCTTTGTGTTTTTAGGTAGTACAGGAGTAGAAATGAGTACGAATCATGATGTGCTACCTTTGCTGGCGAGTAGTATGGGGCTAGCAATATTGATTGTGGTAGGGACATGGTACAGATCCCAGAAAAGCTAAACAAAGTCAATGCGTAGCATTGACTTTGTTTAGCTTTTCTGAGCGATGAGTTAGTACAGGACAAATATGCAGAACATAGAAAACAAACTCGATAAGAATGTTGATAGCCTTGAGCAAAGCCGATCTCAAGGATGGGATTGGTATTTGGTGTTAGGAAGCTTAGGAATATTTGCGATCGCCTTATTTCTCCATTTTTGGCAACTAGGCAAAATTCCCTATCCTGTCTTTGATGAATCCCTTTTTGGGCAATATGCCAAAGAATATCTAGAAGGAAACCCCACTTGGGAAGGTCATCCGCCCTTGGGGAAATATTTCATCATGTTGGGGTTGCTGCTTTTTGGGCAGAATGAAATCGGCTTTCGGATTCTCAGTGCAATTTTTGGTTCGGTTCTGCCCCTATTGGTGATTGGACTGATTTATCGTCTTACGGCAAAACGGAACTTTGCTCTGTTGTCAGGTTTATTTTTATTCAGCGATGGTTTGTTTTTGGTTGAGTCGCGTTTAGCCCTACTCAATGTATTTTTAGTTGCCTTTGGATTAGTCTCACAGATGTTTGTGTTAGGCGGATTAGCGGTACAGGGCAAACTACGCACATTTCTGCTATGTTGTGCGGGACTGATGCTAGGAGCAACTGCTGCGGTGAAATGGAACGGATTAGGATTTAGCCTGTTGCTATTTTTAGTTATTCTGCTCGTATGGGCGATCGCCAAATTCTTTCCCAAAAATCTTGCCAAGCTGGGGATACTTGCCGAACTTACCAAACTGCATTGGTGGCAATATCTCCTATGCTTTATCTTCATGCCGATCGCCTTTTATCTGGTGCAGTGGATTCCCCTGTTTTTACTAAATTCAGGTGGGAATGTTGCCGAAAATGCTTGGCAGGCGCTCAATGCTTTTCCAAAATTCCTAGTTGCAGTTCACAAACATATTCTCTGGTGGCATTCCACTGATATTGTCACCAGCATCGATCCTGACCATCCTGCCCATCCTTACTGCTCCTCAGCTATTTCTTGGGCAGTTTTAGCCAGACCTGTCGGTTACTATTTTCAAAGTCAAAATGAATTCTTTGCCGTGATCCAAGGACTGGGCAATCCACTTTTGTGGTGGTTCTCGACCTTGGCGATCGTCATCATCACCTTTGGTTCGATTTTGCCACAATTTCGGAAGTCCACGAATATTGGTAGTACTAACTATTTACTACTGGGATATTTCGCCAACTATGTGCCTTGGCTAATTGTAAAGCGCTGCTTATTTCTCTATCACTATATGTCTGCTGCGGTGTTTAGCTTTGTAGCTCTCGCATGGCTAGTCTGTCAAATGCTAGAGCAGAAGGGCATAATTCGTTATTTAGGCTATGGAATTATTGCCACCGTGATTGTCAGCCAGATTTTCTTTATGCCGATTTGGTTAGGGCTCCCTATCTTACCTAGTGAGTTCTATCAGCGCATGTGGTTTATGCCCGATAGAATTGCAGGATTTAACTGGATTTAAAGATGCAAAATTAAGTCCTAGAAAAAGAACACCGCTTTGCGGTCTTCTTTTTCTAGGTTTTAACGACATCGGCGATCGCGATATGATCGCGGCATTCCTGTTTGAGTTGCCAGCATTCCCAAAACATTTTCAGGATGACTTTGATATTTGCCCCCGTCGCTACGCCAAATTTGCGAGGAAAATGCCGTACAGGTAGTTCAATGATTGGCTCAAGCATAGGCAATTGCTGCAATTTTAAGAGAAATTCAGCGCTAAATAAG from Pseudanabaena sp. Chao 1811 encodes the following:
- a CDS encoding CO2 hydration protein; translated protein: MTATLVPPTTQLPPSTHPYAEVIHRLEAGGSMLPDTPENLMQIIGLYKAYAVPMDFYWRDLLYIAEQVFLEPLPAFKYFLPQEYLDLRNHYAGDDADWRFWRGEATAHPELLEFMSKGELNAKIPKLFHHLYHDRINMEFAEECMRAMFWHRNMGGELEPYMDSEEYRQNADRAIRAYFKNNPVMLGLYKLFPELFLEQCRQATMTSVLGLFWEIMAPVFFEMSDIYDEGGFKGVPDAMNFLVNGIFAIAGRPIYHRVNIGGEWLDIVPKSKGFTWLYEAAFPYVEAVFYRTSPFRGTKSYNAQANEIPKDQNDFHYGILYADKFPVGSAGIPPTLLHQDMYHFLPQYLVDYYKQFCRGEDDTLIQLAVSFQRSMYNVTSAVIQAGRAAFLYPLDDPNPKHLLANRHYFEGQLNRFCNPKYGMDKAARIAMIQDQNYR
- a CDS encoding fasciclin domain-containing protein; this translates as MTTIVDIAVNNEGFSTLVTAVSAASLVEALQSPGPFTVFAPNDAAFAKLPAGTITTLVQNIPQLARILTYHVVAGKYKREDLIGIKSLTSLEGSQIDLNISEEGFEANNATVIAADIEADNGVIHVIDTVMLMRPHWFYPIMESGKVGV
- a CDS encoding class I SAM-dependent methyltransferase, with translation MNTNPNEKIRQQFDLMPYPNLPASQMGGDGDRGLILHSFVTAWYAKTQRVCDRQDLTILDIGCGSGVTTLALAMANPKARIVGIDLSEASLKLASDRLTYHGFPNAEFYNLPIAELPRFKEEQGIEFDYINCEDTLYFLPSPAEGLQAMRSVLKSEGLLRTNVHSLYQRADFFRAQTFAKLLGFLDGNPTETEYRQIYTIMEALGDGTMLKASTWTPSDKSFGFVLMNYVMQEDKGFTIPDVFQMLRSANLEFVSMINPADWRWQNIFPNGMPEQFTQFLAKATAEQNLHAFELLQPVNRLLDIWCGHSGRSPEYVEISQWSEGMWNSAMMHLHPVLRTSQFFQTLDQAIAQMRPNPNLQKLHRPHLDALTVTLCLRFLWQRPCKFAEIVTYWCSHKPRLEAYRQVSTIIGGSVAPVGKLSDRQAQDELKFLLNELVLDHLVLIELPS
- a CDS encoding class I SAM-dependent methyltransferase: MSFVNPRISNNCLFDVYRHEYFHRNQDGYNDYESIANLRIKTFEKWYRDLAPYCINKGIALDIGCAAGYFLDVLQENQWQVEGIELEHRMYDLLIQKGYTISNEPLEYFTAAHQYDLITMFDVIEHLPELQKNFAKISSLLSEQGIIALSTPNIDSLQYRIFRRRWFQFKPVEHLYYFSPSTLKRLAQAHGLRIEVMKKSGQYSDIPFIVDRLEHYGFYNLARLFSLIVKLFGLGNLNWYADTGSIFVILRKVE
- a CDS encoding acyltransferase family protein, which produces MITLQRFLFLSKNIFNRGSGGDEHIEKSHVAVMDGLRGIAILLVFIFHVWQLSWLDFTTVFNSPVYINFIARFGFLGVETFFFISGFCLFYPHARHCFEQYPLALWRDYLRKRALKILPSYLLAILLILVLFEWEFPKEQLSWHLITHFLFIHNFFPETHYSINGVFWSLAVEVQFYLIFPILAKFFRTRPLLITFLMTGWAIAYRQYIMATQQSSGMLTPYLSQMPAFLDLFAAGMLTAYILVWLRNLQNIDRYMPIFSMIMLLGLASFIALIKDVGTVASLPNGMILWQARNRLFIGIALMFAAIGGHFANPWIQKILNNRFLAFFSLISYNLYIWHQFIAAKLFHARFPEPLTPDPHDDPQWQIVFTVFAMGLAIVIATLITLFWERPFLRQKFNFLQANQRE
- a CDS encoding TVP38/TMEM64 family protein, giving the protein MNKKLLIGIFALTVVSGWITFTHIDGFNQIQDIVQDVGLWGDAIFVIAYAIATLLILPVTAFNIAGGALYGGVEGLLLTSLGALLSALLGFILARSLSPEFTEKFASTNERWSTVSANLVSGGIAYSFAARLLPLIPYGVVSFAAGLSPIKRRDYLLGTLLGTPLGIAPFVFLGSTGVEMSTNHDVLPLLASSMGLAILIVVGTWYRSQKS
- a CDS encoding phospholipid carrier-dependent glycosyltransferase, coding for MQNIENKLDKNVDSLEQSRSQGWDWYLVLGSLGIFAIALFLHFWQLGKIPYPVFDESLFGQYAKEYLEGNPTWEGHPPLGKYFIMLGLLLFGQNEIGFRILSAIFGSVLPLLVIGLIYRLTAKRNFALLSGLFLFSDGLFLVESRLALLNVFLVAFGLVSQMFVLGGLAVQGKLRTFLLCCAGLMLGATAAVKWNGLGFSLLLFLVILLVWAIAKFFPKNLAKLGILAELTKLHWWQYLLCFIFMPIAFYLVQWIPLFLLNSGGNVAENAWQALNAFPKFLVAVHKHILWWHSTDIVTSIDPDHPAHPYCSSAISWAVLARPVGYYFQSQNEFFAVIQGLGNPLLWWFSTLAIVIITFGSILPQFRKSTNIGSTNYLLLGYFANYVPWLIVKRCLFLYHYMSAAVFSFVALAWLVCQMLEQKGIIRYLGYGIIATVIVSQIFFMPIWLGLPILPSEFYQRMWFMPDRIAGFNWI